The Planktothrix tepida PCC 9214 genome window below encodes:
- a CDS encoding cupin domain-containing protein, with translation MVVAQEIVENSKPSTENLPTVCNATTELRPWGSFTTLEEGPGYKIKRIEVKPGHRLSLQMHHHRSEHWIVVAGTARVVCGDCEEILFSNQSTYVPQCMSHRLENPGVIPLVLIEVQNGEYLGEDDIIRFQDDYSRTPA, from the coding sequence ATGGTAGTAGCCCAGGAAATTGTTGAAAATTCTAAACCCTCAACCGAGAATCTCCCGACTGTATGTAATGCCACAACAGAATTGAGACCTTGGGGTTCATTTACGACACTCGAAGAAGGGCCAGGATATAAAATTAAGCGCATTGAAGTCAAACCCGGTCATCGGCTGAGTTTACAAATGCACCATCATCGCAGTGAACACTGGATTGTTGTGGCAGGAACTGCTAGGGTTGTGTGTGGGGATTGTGAAGAAATTTTATTCTCGAATCAATCTACTTATGTTCCTCAATGTATGTCTCACCGTTTGGAAAATCCCGGTGTCATTCCCCTTGTATTAATCGAAGTCCAGAATGGAGAATATTTGGGAGAGGATGATATTATTCGGTTCCAAGATGACTATTCTCGTACACCTGCATGA